The sequence CGACCTCGCGGTAGAGCGGTCCCCGCTCGTCCAGCAACTGCTTGATGCGAGCGCGTACGCCGCCCAACGCCTGGTTGAGCACGGGGCGGCTCTCCCCCAGCCCGACCCGCTGCACGGCGTCGGAGAGACCGACGTCGAGGTGCACGACCGTGTGGCCCTGGAGCAGGCCGCGGGTGTCCGCGGACAGCACCGCGCCGCCGCCGAGCGCGAGGACACCGCGGTGCTCGGCGAGGGCTGCGGCGACCGCCTCCTCCTCCAGACGTCGGAACTCCGCCTCACCGGAGTCGACGAAGAGCTCCTGGACGGTCATGCCGACCGCCTGCTCGATGTCGGTGTCGGTGTCGCGGACCTCCAGACCCCAGTGGGCGGCGAGCAACGCCGCCACGGTGGTCTTGCCGGCGCCCATCGGGCCGACCAGGACGACGCGCGGGCTCATCGGTACCGCAGCGTGTCGAGGTAGGAGCCGACGTTGCGGCGTACCTCCGGCAGCGAGTCGCCACCGAACTTCTCGGTCACCGCATCGGCGAGGACGAGCGCGACCATCGCCTCGGCGACGATGCCCGCGGCGGGCACGGCGCACACGTCGGAGCGCTGGTGGTGGGCGCGCGTCTCCTCACCGGTGGCGACGTCGACGGTGCGCAGGGCCTTGGGCACCGTCGCGATGGGCTTCATCGCCGCCCGTACGCGCAGGACCTCACCGGTGGACATGCCGCCCTCGGTGCCACCGGAGCGGCCGGTCGCACGACGCAGCCCGCCGGTGGTCTGCTCGATCTCGTCGTGGGCAGCGCTGCCGGGCGTTGCGGCCGTCTCGAAGCCGTCGCCCACCTCGACACCCTTGATGGCCTGGATGCCCATCAGCGCGCCGGCGAGCCGGGAGTCGAGCCGGCGGTCCCAGTGGACGTGGGAGCCGAGACCGGGCGGCAGGCCGTGCACGACCACCTCGACGACGCCACCGAGCGTGTCACCGTCCTTGTGCGCCTGGTCGATCCGCTCGACCATGCGCCGCGAGGAGTCCGCGTCGAGGCAGCGGACCGGATCCTCGTCGAGCCGTGCCACGTCCTCGGGCAGCGGGACGTCGCGGCTGGTGGTGCGCTCCCCGCCCAGCTCGATGACGTGGGACACGACGTGCGCGTCGAGCGCCTGGCCGAGGAAGTTGGTCGCCACGCGACCGAGTGCGACCCGCGCCGCCGTCTCGCGGGCCGACGCCCGCTCCAGGATCGGCCGCGCGTCGTCGAAGCCGTACTTCTGCATGCCGACGAGGTCGGCGTGGCCGGGACGGGGCCGCGTGAGGGGCGCGTTGCGGGCCATGCCCTCGAGCTCGGCCGGGTCGACGGGGTCGGCCGCCATCACCTTCTCCCACTTGGGCCACTCGGTGTTGCCGACCTCGATCGCGACCGGACCGCCCTGGGTCAGGCCGTGGCGGACGCCGCCGATGAAGCGCACCTCGTCGGCCTCGAACTTCATCCGGGCGCCGCGGCCGTACCCCAGCCGTCGGCGGGCGAGCGAGTCGGCGATGTCCTCGGTCGTCACCGCGACCTGGGCGGGCAGGCCCTCGAGGGTCGCCACCAGGGAGGGACCGTGCGACTCCCCTGCGGTCAGCCAGCGCAACATGGCGCCAGTCTTTCATCACGACCACCCGACCCACGACGAGGCATCCGCCCCCGAGACGGCACGCTCACCGGCGCCGTCAGTAGCCCAGGGCGGTCGCCACCGGGGACCCGACCAGCAGGCCGACCCAGGCACCGGCGACGAGGAAGGGCCCGAACGGATGGGAGCGCCGCATCAAGCCGCGGTCGCGGCGTACCACCGCGAGGAGCAGGAACGGCAGCGCGAAGCCCAGGAAGGCGGCGTAGAGCCCGACCACGACCTCGGCCCAGCCGGCGTAGCCCAGCACCAGCCCCAGCAGGGCCGAGAGCCGCACGTCGCCGAACCCCATGCCGGCCTGCCGCACGCGCCAGAGCAGCCAGAAGAGGGTGCGCACGGCCAGGAGGGCAACGATCCCCCGCAGGAGTTCGGCGTGGTCCCCCGTCAACGGCCATCGCACCAGGCCGAAGGCCAGGGCGTACGCCGTCGCCGGCAGCACCACGACCCGTGGCAGCAGCCGGGTGTGCCAGTCGACCCAGGCCAGCAGCACGCCCACGGGAACCAACGGCCACAGGAGCAGCAGCCACCAGTCCCAGCCCAGCAGTGCCCCGAGCGAGGTGCCCACCGCGGCCGAGGAAACGACGGCCAACGGCAGGAGCTGCGGCCGCGCGCCCAGGTCGGCGTACGCCGGCTTCGGCGGCTCGCCCTCCACCGGCGGCTCGTGTGGGGGCTCGGGGAGCCGGCGTACGAGAGCGGGCACCAGTGCCCCGCCCGCACCGCAGGCGACCGCTCCGGCGAGCGCGACCGGCCACGTCATGTCGACCGCGCCACCAGGGCGGCCTCCCCCGCGGCGCGCATCTCCGCGAGCGGCGCAGCGTGCCCGGTGAACGCGGTGAACTGCAGCGCTGCCTGGTGCACCAACAGGTCCAGGCCGGTGACCAGCACCTGGCCCCGCTGTGTCGCAGCGGCTGCGAGCGGCGTGGGCCAGGGGTCGTAGATCACCTCGAACACGACCGCGGCCCCGGCGGTGCGCTCGACCGTCGCGGCGTCCTGGGCGCCGGCCGGGACGGTGGAGACGACGACCTCACCCGTCGTGGCCTCGGCCAGGCCCCGCACCGTCACCTCCGGAGCGGTCGGGTGGGCACCGATCGCGGCCACGGTGGGGGCGGCCCGCTCCGCGTTGCGGGCGTGCACCTGCAGGGTGGTCACCCCGAGCTCTGCCAGCGCCAGTCCCGTCGACGCCGCGGTCGCGCCCGCCCCGAGGATGCTCGCACTGGTGACGGAGCTCTCGAAGCGCTCACGGATCGCCGACACCGCGCCGGGCAGGTCGGTGTTGTCGACGTGGACCGCACCGTCGACCAGCAGCAACGTGTTGGCCGCGCCGGCGAGCCGGGCGGCGTCGCTGACCCGGTCGGCGAGGTCGAGCGCCTCGCGCTTCAACGGCATCGTCAGCGACAGCCCACACCAGGCCTCGTCCAGCGTCGCCACGAAGTCGGCCAGGCCGCCCTCGGCCACGCGATGGGCCTCATAGGTCCAGTCCAGGCCCACCGCGTCGTAGCCGGCCCGGTGCAGCACCGGGGACAGTGAGTGGGCGATCGGATCGCCCAGGACCGCGCACCTCACCGCGGCCGCTCAGCAGCGCTCGGACTCGTCGCGGCAGTACTGGTTCAGCTCGTCCACATTGCCGTTGTGCTCGGACAGGGTCTCGGCGAACTTGGTCTCGCCGGTGTCGAGGTTGACCGTCACGTAGTAGAACCAGTCACCGTCCGCCGGCTCCACCGCGGCCTTGATCGCCTCGTCCCCGGGGGACTCGATCGGCCCCGGCGGCAGGCCGGTGTTCTTGTAGGTGTTGTACGGCGAGTCGATCTCGCGGTCCTCGGCCGTCGTCCGGGCGCCGAGCCCGTCACCGTGGGCGTAGTTGACCGTGGCATCGAGCTGCAGCAGACCGTTGGTGCCCTGGTCCGTCCGCTCGATCCGGTTGTAGATCACCCGCGAGACGCGGGTCATGTACTCCGGCGGGGCCTCCGCCTCGATCAGCGAGGCGATGGTCATGATCTCGTGCGGCGAGTAGCCCAGCTCCTCCGCGCGGGCCTCGAGGTCCGCGTCCGACGCCGCCTGCTGCCAGCGCTCGACCATCGCTGTCAGGATCGTGCGCGGCGTGTCGGTGGGGCTGACGGCGTACGTCGCCGGGAAGAGGTAGCCCTCGGGGTTGCCGCCGGCCTGCTCGGGCAGCCCGATCCGCTCGGGGTTGTCCAGCAGCTTCTGGAACCGCTGCTGGGAGAACTCGGTCTCCTTGCCCAGCCGTTCGACGATCGCGCTGACACGGAGCCCCTCGGGGATGGTCACCATCGTCTGCACGACGTTCGCCGGGTCCACCAGCACCCCGACGGCGTCGTCCGCGGTCATCTTCTCCTGCATCAGGTAGCTGCCGACCTGGATGCCGCGGGTCTCGTCGGAGCGAGCCCGCGCGGCGTCGACGAAGGCCTCGCTCGAGGCGACGACGTCCAACTCCGCCAGGGCGCTGCCCATCGAGGCGACCGACTGTCCCGACTCCACGGTGAAGACCACCTCCCCGCTGGCGTCCGCACCGGAGTAGTCCTCCGGACCCGAGAACCGCTCACGGACCTGGTCGATCCCGGCGTTGACGGCCCACCAGCCGGCCACGGCGAAGACGACGAGCACCAGCAGCACCGGCAGGCAGCCCCTGCCCCGCCGCCGCTTCCCGCGCCGCGCTCCCGGTGCAGGACGGTCCTCGGCCGCCTCCTGCGGCTGGTCATCCCCCGGGAACAGCGGTTCGCTCATCGGCTCAGGCCTCTCCATCGGAATCGTCCGAGTCGGTGGTCACCAGTTCGCCCGCGGGCTCCCCGGTCGCCCTCTCCGCGTCGAGGGCATGTTGGAGGATCACCACGGCGGCGACCTGGTCCACGACCGCACGCCGATCCGACCCCTTGCGTTGGCCTCGGAGCATAGCCTCTGCCGTCACAGTGGTGAGGCGCTCGTCATAGAGCCGGACCGGGACGGGATCGACACGCCGGGCCAGCAGCCGGGCGAAGCGCCGTACCTTGGCAGCAGCAGGTCCCTCGTCACCGCGCAACGAGCGGGGCAGACCGACGATCACCTCGACGGCCTCCTCGTCGCGCACCAGACGGGTGATGCGGGACAGGTCGCCACGCCCGCGCCGCACCGTCTCGACGGGCGTGGCGAGGGTGCCGCTCGGGTCGCACCGCGCGACGCCGATCCGGGCATCCCCCGGGTCGACGCCGAGCCGTACGCCGTGCCTCATCGGGCCTCGGTGACAGCGGCGGACACGGCGGCCAGTGCCTCGTCGATGCGGGAGGTGTCGCTGCCACCACCCTGCGCGACGTCGGCCTTGCCGCCGCCCTTGCCGCCCACGTAGGGGCCGACGGTCTGCACCAGGTCGTTGGCCGACAGTCCGCGGTCGCGCGCGGCGTCGTTGAGGGCGGCCACGACGGCGACCTTGCCCTCGGCCGCGCCGATGACGACCACGACACCGGGAGTGCCGGCGGGCAGCCGACCGCGGACGTCGAGTGCGAGCGTGCGGACGTCCCCGCCCGTGGCCCCGTCGACACGGTGGGCGACCAGCTTGATGCCGGCGATGTCCTCGGCACCCGTGGCGAGCTCGCCACCGCTGGCCAGCAGCTTGTCCAGGCG comes from Nocardioides panacisoli and encodes:
- the mltG gene encoding endolytic transglycosylase MltG → MSEPLFPGDDQPQEAAEDRPAPGARRGKRRRGRGCLPVLLVLVVFAVAGWWAVNAGIDQVRERFSGPEDYSGADASGEVVFTVESGQSVASMGSALAELDVVASSEAFVDAARARSDETRGIQVGSYLMQEKMTADDAVGVLVDPANVVQTMVTIPEGLRVSAIVERLGKETEFSQQRFQKLLDNPERIGLPEQAGGNPEGYLFPATYAVSPTDTPRTILTAMVERWQQAASDADLEARAEELGYSPHEIMTIASLIEAEAPPEYMTRVSRVIYNRIERTDQGTNGLLQLDATVNYAHGDGLGARTTAEDREIDSPYNTYKNTGLPPGPIESPGDEAIKAAVEPADGDWFYYVTVNLDTGETKFAETLSEHNGNVDELNQYCRDESERC
- a CDS encoding shikimate kinase; the encoded protein is MSPRVVLVGPMGAGKTTVAALLAAHWGLEVRDTDTDIEQAVGMTVQELFVDSGEAEFRRLEEEAVAAALAEHRGVLALGGGAVLSADTRGLLQGHTVVHLDVGLSDAVQRVGLGESRPVLNQALGGVRARIKQLLDERGPLYREVATHTVDTGGRIPEDVAAEIEERLG
- the ruvX gene encoding Holliday junction resolvase RuvX, which translates into the protein MRHGVRLGVDPGDARIGVARCDPSGTLATPVETVRRGRGDLSRITRLVRDEEAVEVIVGLPRSLRGDEGPAAAKVRRFARLLARRVDPVPVRLYDERLTTVTAEAMLRGQRKGSDRRAVVDQVAAVVILQHALDAERATGEPAGELVTTDSDDSDGEA
- a CDS encoding shikimate dehydrogenase — translated: MRCAVLGDPIAHSLSPVLHRAGYDAVGLDWTYEAHRVAEGGLADFVATLDEAWCGLSLTMPLKREALDLADRVSDAARLAGAANTLLLVDGAVHVDNTDLPGAVSAIRERFESSVTSASILGAGATAASTGLALAELGVTTLQVHARNAERAAPTVAAIGAHPTAPEVTVRGLAEATTGEVVVSTVPAGAQDAATVERTAGAAVVFEVIYDPWPTPLAAAATQRGQVLVTGLDLLVHQAALQFTAFTGHAAPLAEMRAAGEAALVARST
- the aroC gene encoding chorismate synthase, translating into MLRWLTAGESHGPSLVATLEGLPAQVAVTTEDIADSLARRRLGYGRGARMKFEADEVRFIGGVRHGLTQGGPVAIEVGNTEWPKWEKVMAADPVDPAELEGMARNAPLTRPRPGHADLVGMQKYGFDDARPILERASARETAARVALGRVATNFLGQALDAHVVSHVIELGGERTTSRDVPLPEDVARLDEDPVRCLDADSSRRMVERIDQAHKDGDTLGGVVEVVVHGLPPGLGSHVHWDRRLDSRLAGALMGIQAIKGVEVGDGFETAATPGSAAHDEIEQTTGGLRRATGRSGGTEGGMSTGEVLRVRAAMKPIATVPKALRTVDVATGEETRAHHQRSDVCAVPAAGIVAEAMVALVLADAVTEKFGGDSLPEVRRNVGSYLDTLRYR
- a CDS encoding prepilin peptidase; this encodes MTWPVALAGAVACGAGGALVPALVRRLPEPPHEPPVEGEPPKPAYADLGARPQLLPLAVVSSAAVGTSLGALLGWDWWLLLLWPLVPVGVLLAWVDWHTRLLPRVVVLPATAYALAFGLVRWPLTGDHAELLRGIVALLAVRTLFWLLWRVRQAGMGFGDVRLSALLGLVLGYAGWAEVVVGLYAAFLGFALPFLLLAVVRRDRGLMRRSHPFGPFLVAGAWVGLLVGSPVATALGY